A stretch of DNA from Candidatus Zixiibacteriota bacterium:
GATCATCATTCTCGCTTGGCTTCACTGAGCCGTGGCTGCTCGACTCTCCGACATCGCTCGGTATAGACCTTTACAGCATCAACAGAAGATGGTATGAAGATTTCACGGAAGGGCGCAGAGGTTTGGGATTGCGGCTCGGACGGAGACTGCGGTGGCCGGATGACTATTTCGGTGTCTATTGGCGCTACCGTGCCGAGGACGTCCGGTATTACGAATTCTCAGATACTTACAAAGCACAGACGATCGATGATGCGACGAGCCTGACGAGATTCGATGAGGACTGGCAGAGGACTTCATCGATGACTGTTACGGTGACGCGAGATTCCCGAGATCTTTCGCAGTTTGCTACCGCTGGTTCGGTTGTCAGCCTTTCTGGCGAATATTCCGGTGGTCTGCTTGGCGGTGATTGGCGATACAATAAGTTCATACTTCAGGTTTCGAAATTCCAGAAAGTGTTCTGGAAGTTCGTCATTGCAGCAAAAGCAAGATATGGTCTAATCTTCGCTCCGGAAGGTGATTCGAAAGTGCCGTATTCGGAGCGATTCTCTCCGGGAGGGACCGACCTTGACGGATTCATAAGAGGTTATGACGACGGCAGGGTGACTCCACGCACGGCGTCTGGGGCATATCTTCGAGGCAGATCGATGGCGGTGTATAATGCAGAATTGCAGTTTCCACTTGTCGCGCAGCAGGTCTATCTGCTTCTATTGGCTGACGCAGGAAACTCATGGCTCGAACCGAAAGACTTGCGTCCATTTGATTCCAGGTCGCTATATGGATCGTATGGTTTTGGCTTCAGGCTCGTTGTGCCGGGGATCGGGATCATCGGCTTCGATTTCGCGCGCGGGATAAGCGGCGCGCAGAATGAATGGAAACCGCATTTTCAGATAGGAACAACATTCTGAGTTCAGATTGATAAAGATTTGATTTCTAAGGAGGAAGTGACGTGAAGATAGTGAATGGTTACAAGTCTGTGCTGATGATCTTTCTGGCGATGGCATTCGTGTTGTCTATCGCTCCCGACGTGATGGCACAGGAGGGAAGGATTGTCTACATCGATTCGTACAGAATACGGCAGGAATACAAGGAATTTCAGGACGCTCAGACCGCATTCAATACTGAGATTGACGAGTGGAATCAGGAAGGTTTTGACCTGCAGCGTGAGCTCGATTCACTGAAAGTCGATCTTGAGAAAAAACGCCTGTTCTACAGTCCAGACAAGCTTGCCGAAACTCAGGACGTGATCGCAACCAAGGAAGCGGCTCTACAGAAGTTCACCAATGACATTTTCGGGCCGAACGGCAGGGCGGAACGACGCAATCAGGAACTGACGCAGCCGCTGCTCGATAAGGTGACGGCTGTGCTCGAAAAGATCGCAATTGAGAACAACTACTTGTATATTCTCGAC
This window harbors:
- a CDS encoding OmpH family outer membrane protein, encoding MKIVNGYKSVLMIFLAMAFVLSIAPDVMAQEGRIVYIDSYRIRQEYKEFQDAQTAFNTEIDEWNQEGFDLQRELDSLKVDLEKKRLFYSPDKLAETQDVIATKEAALQKFTNDIFGPNGRAERRNQELTQPLLDKVTAVLEKIAIENNYLYILDAVNGNIAYAKKTLDITDKVLEELADLQ